A portion of the Penaeus monodon isolate SGIC_2016 chromosome 28, NSTDA_Pmon_1, whole genome shotgun sequence genome contains these proteins:
- the LOC119591263 gene encoding ectonucleoside triphosphate diphosphohydrolase 5-like (The sequence of the model RefSeq protein was modified relative to this genomic sequence to represent the inferred CDS: added 18 bases not found in genome assembly) gives MMEENPAPVTLRSRNVAARFFTRPCHVIPNQAEKHCMVDVEMSGGDMGVVTKGNRTSGTMYSSFRLMRLFFNAILFSLAMLIILVTLNNTWPMKNTGHSTNILDRTLVAMGVQERVYAVIIDAGSTGSRVLAFTFFKSLTGAGCEETLVAKGPLSFIANNSSYDKSLKLDDELWHEIKPGLSSYADNPEEGAKSLLPLLELAKGRIPKQNWASTPIVLKATAGLRLLPEEKAEALLQEVKKVLKASGFHTTENSVGIMDGRDEGIFSWFTVNYLMDRITGDPKETLVALDLGGGSTQITFVPVEQTTVQSTPEDYLTTISLLHKNLNLYTHSYLGLGLMAARKEVLLQHRGEDGVIHSPCVNPIIDSQWSYGGETYTIRGSEHPKYQEIRGQAGRLSENRPIADHKSCLEACVKVIKDQVHSPPELRTREVIAFSYFFDRATERGLIDPFKGGVLTVQEFLQAAVQTCNIPNAEQPLACLDLTYISAFLTSGYGLKGENTVKLYKKIDGYEISWALGLAFHVINNGI, from the exons TCAGGAGGAGACATGGGAGTCGTCACCAAGGGAAACCGGACCTCGGGGACGATGTACTCCTCGTTCCGGCTCATGCGCCTCTTCTTCAATGCCATCTTGTTCTCCCTTGCCATGCTTATCATCCTCG TTACCCTAAACAACACATGGCCAATGAAAAACACAGGCCACAGCACAAACATCTTGGACCGAACTTTAGTGGCAATGGGGGTCCAGGAGCGTGTGTATGCGGTGATCATTGACGCAGGCTCAACAGGCTCCCGTGTCTTGGCCTTCACTTTCTTCAAGAGCCTCACAG GTGCAGGATGTGAGGAGACATTAGTGGCAAAAGGACCACTTAGCTTCATCGCAAATAACTCTTCCTATG ACAAATCGTTAAAATTGGATGATGAGCTGTGGCACGAAATCAAGCCAGGTCTCTCAAGCTATGCGGATAATCCAGAGGAG GGTGCAAAATCTTTATTGCCATTGCTAGAACTAGCAAAGGGACGCATCCCCAAACAGAACTGGGCATCAACTCCAATTGTTTTGAAAGCAACTGCAGGGTTGAGACTTTTGccggaagaaaaagcagaagcatTATTACAAGAG GTAAAGAAAGTATTGAAAGCCTCTGGTTTCCACACAACTGAGAATTCTGTTGGAATCATGGATGGCCGTGATGAAGGAATTTTCTCTTGGTTCACAGTTAATTACCTCATGG ATCGGATAACTGGAGACCCCAAAGAAACTTTGGTGGCTCTGGACCTTGGTGGTGGATCAACACAGATTACATTTGTACCTGTTGAGCAGACCACAGTGCAGTCCACCCCAGAGGACTATCTCACCACCATCTCCCTTCTTCATAAGAATTTAAATCTCTATACACACAG TTACCTTGGTTTAGGATTGATGGCTGCTCGCAAAGAAGTTCTCCTACAGCACAGAGGTGAAGATGGAGTCATCCACTCCCCTTGCGTCAATCCAATCATAGACTCCCAGTGGAGCTATGGGGGTGAAACTTACACTATCAG GTATCAAGAGATCAGAGGTCAGGCAGGTCGTCTGAGTGAGAACCGGCCCATAGCTGACCATAAATCTTGCCTTGAAGCTTGTGTTAAAGTAATAAAGGATCAG GTACACTCTCCACCTGAGCTGAGAACAAGAGAAGTGATTGCCTTCAGTTACTTCTTTGATAGAGCTACTGAGCGAGGCCTTATTG ATCCATTTAAGGGAGGAGTTCTAACAGTTCAGGAGTTTTTGCAAGCGGCTGTGCAAA CCTGTAATATTCCTAATGCTGAGCAGCCTCTGGCATGCCTAGACTTGACATATATCAGTGCATTCCTCACCAGTGGCTATGGCCTTAAGGGTGAAAACACAGTAAAA TTGTACAAGAAGATTGATGGCTATGAGATCAGCTGGGCCCTCGGTTTGGCTTTCCATGTCATAAATAATggtatataa